In the Mycolicibacterium thermoresistibile genome, one interval contains:
- a CDS encoding LLM class F420-dependent oxidoreductase — MSIRLGLQIPNFSYGTGVADLFPTVIAQAREADEAGYDAVFVMDHFYQLPMLGDPDEPMLEAYTALGGLATSTERVQLGTLVTGNTYRNPTLLAKAVTTLDVMSQGRAVLGIGTGWFELEHQQLGYEFGTFTDRFNRLYEALEIIVPMIEGKRPTFEGRYYRVESAAAEPRFRDRIPLMIGGSGEKKTIPLAARRFDHLNLIAGFDELPGKVAAVKRSCEEIGRDPDTLETSTLVSVMVDDNITDDMLPEKARGRLLVGSAERIAEQLQTKVLDAGVDGVIVNMATKVQGYRPGLITALGEALRPRVGA; from the coding sequence GTGAGCATTCGACTCGGACTGCAGATCCCCAACTTCTCCTACGGCACCGGGGTGGCCGACCTCTTCCCCACCGTCATCGCGCAGGCGCGGGAAGCCGACGAAGCCGGATACGACGCGGTGTTCGTGATGGACCACTTCTACCAGCTGCCGATGCTGGGCGATCCCGACGAGCCGATGCTGGAGGCGTACACCGCGCTGGGCGGTCTGGCCACCAGCACCGAGCGGGTGCAACTGGGCACACTGGTCACCGGCAACACCTACCGCAACCCGACCCTGCTGGCCAAGGCCGTCACCACGCTGGACGTGATGAGCCAGGGCCGCGCGGTGCTCGGGATCGGCACCGGCTGGTTCGAGCTCGAACATCAGCAACTCGGCTACGAGTTCGGCACCTTCACCGACCGCTTCAACAGGCTTTACGAGGCGCTGGAGATCATCGTGCCGATGATCGAAGGCAAGCGGCCCACCTTCGAGGGCAGGTACTACCGGGTGGAGTCCGCCGCCGCCGAGCCCCGGTTCCGCGACCGGATCCCGCTGATGATCGGCGGGAGCGGGGAGAAGAAGACCATCCCGCTGGCCGCCCGGCGGTTCGACCACCTGAACCTGATCGCCGGCTTCGACGAACTGCCCGGCAAGGTGGCAGCCGTCAAGCGCAGCTGTGAGGAGATCGGCCGGGATCCGGACACGCTGGAGACCAGCACCCTGGTCAGCGTGATGGTGGACGACAACATCACCGACGACATGCTGCCCGAGAAGGCGCGGGGCCGGCTGCTGGTCGGCAGCGCCGAGCGGATCGCCGAGCAACTGCAGACCAAGGTGCTCGACGCCGGCGTCGACGGGGTGATCGTGAACATGGCGACCAAGGTCCAGGGCTACCGTCCCGGCCTGATCACCGCGCTGGGCGAGGCGCTCAGACCGCGGGTGGGCGCCTGA
- a CDS encoding sulfate/molybdate ABC transporter ATP-binding protein, whose protein sequence is MSGLAVAAAVPDRDVHVEFALPPGAVLAVLGPNGAGKSTTLHLIAGLLRPAHGRVQVGGRVLTDTDTGVFVPPHDRRVGLLLQDALLFPHLDAAANVAFAPSSRSGLRRWGRRARLRASARRWLAEVDAAEFADRMPRELSGGQAQRVALARALAAEPEVLLLDEPLAGLDVAVAAAMRRLLRRVLTDAGRSAVIVTHDLLDVLALADSVLVLEDGRVVESGPAAAVLATPRSRFAARFAGVNLVAGTAQPDGTLQTAWGSTWFGVADREVVVGRPAVAVIAPAAVSVHRKPPEGSPRNTVAVTVADLEVHGSAVRVRAADQPDGAPGLAADVTAESAAALELTPGDEVYFAVKAQEVAIHPAP, encoded by the coding sequence GTGAGCGGGCTGGCGGTGGCGGCCGCGGTGCCCGACCGCGATGTGCACGTCGAGTTCGCCCTGCCGCCCGGTGCGGTGCTGGCCGTGCTGGGCCCGAACGGCGCCGGGAAATCGACCACGCTGCATCTGATCGCCGGACTGCTGCGCCCGGCGCACGGCAGGGTGCAGGTGGGCGGGCGGGTGCTGACCGACACCGACACCGGAGTGTTTGTCCCACCGCATGATCGGCGGGTCGGACTGCTGCTGCAGGATGCGTTGTTGTTTCCGCACCTCGACGCCGCAGCGAACGTGGCGTTCGCGCCGTCCAGCCGCAGCGGGCTGCGGCGCTGGGGGCGCCGCGCCCGGTTGCGGGCGTCCGCGCGGCGCTGGCTGGCCGAGGTGGACGCCGCGGAGTTCGCCGACCGGATGCCCCGGGAGTTGTCCGGGGGACAGGCGCAACGGGTCGCGCTGGCCCGGGCGCTGGCCGCGGAACCCGAGGTGCTGCTGCTCGACGAGCCGTTGGCCGGTCTGGATGTGGCGGTCGCCGCGGCGATGCGGCGGCTGCTGCGGCGGGTGCTCACCGACGCCGGCCGTTCGGCGGTGATCGTCACCCATGATCTGCTCGACGTGCTGGCGTTGGCCGATTCGGTGCTGGTGCTCGAGGATGGCCGGGTCGTCGAGTCCGGCCCGGCCGCGGCGGTGCTCGCCACCCCGCGCAGCAGGTTCGCGGCCCGGTTCGCCGGGGTCAACCTGGTGGCCGGCACGGCTCAGCCGGATGGCACGTTGCAAACCGCTTGGGGCAGCACCTGGTTCGGTGTCGCCGACCGGGAGGTGGTGGTGGGCCGGCCGGCGGTCGCGGTCATCGCTCCGGCGGCGGTCTCGGTGCACCGCAAGCCACCGGAGGGCAGCCCGCGCAACACCGTCGCGGTGACGGTGGCCGACCTCGAGGTGCACGGTTCGGCGGTCCGGGTGCGGGCGGCGGACCAACCCGACGGGGCGCCCGGGCTCGCCGCCGATGTCACCGCGGAATCCGCCGCGGCGTTGGAGCTGACTCCCGGTGACGAGGTGTACTTCGCGGTCAAGGCCCAGGAGGTCGCGATTCACCCGGCCCCGTAA
- a CDS encoding ABC transporter permease has translation MNASTLPRWIYLPAAVGATLLALPVFALAGRVDWPRFWSLICSESSMTALALSLRTATASTVLCLVLGVPMALALARGGSPILRWIRPLVLLPLVLPPVVGGIALLYAFGRMGLIGGYLEAVGIQIAFSTTAVVLAQTFVSLPFLVLALEGAARTAGTGYEVVAATLGATPTTVWWRVTLPLLAPGLVSGAVLAFARALGEFGATLTFAGSRQGVTRTLPLEIYLQREADPEAAVALSMVLIAVAAVVVIGLGARRLRAGGWS, from the coding sequence ATGAACGCCTCGACGCTGCCCCGGTGGATCTATCTGCCCGCCGCCGTCGGCGCGACGCTCCTGGCGCTGCCGGTGTTCGCGCTGGCCGGCCGGGTGGACTGGCCGCGGTTCTGGTCGCTGATCTGCTCCGAATCGTCGATGACGGCGCTGGCGTTGAGCCTGCGGACCGCGACCGCCAGTACCGTGCTCTGCCTGGTGCTCGGGGTGCCGATGGCGTTGGCGCTGGCCCGCGGCGGGTCGCCGATTCTGCGGTGGATCCGCCCGCTGGTGTTGCTGCCGTTGGTGTTACCGCCGGTGGTGGGCGGTATCGCGCTGCTGTACGCGTTCGGCCGGATGGGTCTGATCGGGGGGTATCTGGAGGCGGTCGGCATCCAGATCGCGTTCAGCACCACCGCCGTGGTGCTGGCGCAGACGTTCGTCTCGTTACCGTTTCTGGTCCTCGCGCTGGAAGGCGCCGCGCGCACCGCGGGCACCGGCTACGAGGTGGTCGCGGCGACGCTGGGCGCGACCCCGACCACGGTGTGGTGGCGGGTCACGCTGCCGTTGCTGGCGCCCGGACTGGTGTCCGGGGCGGTGCTGGCGTTCGCCCGCGCGCTGGGTGAGTTCGGTGCGACGCTGACGTTCGCCGGGTCCCGGCAGGGCGTCACCCGCACCCTGCCGCTGGAGATCTACCTGCAGCGGGAGGCCGACCCGGAGGCGGCGGTGGCGTTGTCGATGGTGCTGATCGCGGTGGCCGCGGTCGTGGTGATCGGGCTGGGCGCCCGGCGGCTGCGGGCGGGTGGCTGGTCGTGA
- a CDS encoding SDR family oxidoreductase — protein MDVLVTGGDTDLGRTIAAGFVDAGHNVVIAGAHRDEIELAAKELDVESLVFDNTDPDSVEQTRARLPHHLDSVVNVPVLPELGDPRTYSTADLAHAWRATFDAVMLSTVLTVQIAGDHLRSGGSIINVIPDAPRDGSAGAAVKAALSDWTAGQAAVFGTRGITVNAVAAGDSAEPGYDGLTRTPPTLGAELARMAVFIATPAARHITGQTLHVSRGVPARVG, from the coding sequence ATGGACGTGCTGGTCACCGGCGGCGACACCGATCTGGGCCGCACGATTGCCGCGGGCTTCGTCGACGCCGGCCACAACGTGGTGATCGCCGGGGCCCATCGCGACGAGATCGAACTCGCCGCCAAGGAACTCGACGTCGAATCACTCGTCTTCGACAACACCGACCCCGACAGCGTGGAGCAGACCCGCGCGCGGTTGCCGCACCACCTCGATTCGGTGGTCAACGTGCCGGTGCTGCCGGAACTCGGCGACCCCCGCACCTACTCGACCGCCGACCTGGCACACGCCTGGCGCGCCACGTTCGACGCGGTGATGCTGTCGACCGTGCTCACGGTGCAGATCGCCGGAGACCATCTGCGGTCCGGCGGGTCGATCATCAACGTCATCCCCGACGCGCCGCGGGACGGCAGCGCGGGCGCCGCGGTCAAGGCGGCGCTGTCGGACTGGACCGCGGGGCAGGCCGCCGTGTTCGGCACCCGCGGCATCACGGTCAACGCGGTCGCCGCCGGGGACAGCGCCGAACCCGGATACGACGGGTTGACCCGCACGCCGCCGACCCTGGGCGCCGAACTCGCCCGCATGGCGGTGTTCATCGCCACCCCCGCCGCCCGGCACATCACCGGGCAGACGCTGCACGTCAGCCGGGGCGTCCCGGCCCGGGTGGGCTGA
- the modA gene encoding molybdate ABC transporter substrate-binding protein produces the protein MIRVRRWLSVCLALMLPAVAGCGTGRTGGSTAVTVYAAASLQQAFTTLGELFEAEHPDVTVRFTFAGSADLATQLLGGADADVFAAADEATMERVAAAGLLSGPPVIFAANTLTVVTAPGNPHGLTGFADLARAGPAVVTCAPQVPCGAATQRLEQLTGVDLAPVSEENSVSDVLHKVTVGQADAGVVYRTDARRAGDTVHTVEVPAAAAVPNRYPVAVPADAARPDLGQRFIDLITGAAGRDVLAQNGFSEPR, from the coding sequence ATGATCCGGGTGCGTCGGTGGCTGTCGGTGTGCCTGGCGCTGATGCTGCCCGCGGTCGCCGGGTGCGGCACGGGACGCACCGGCGGGTCCACCGCGGTGACGGTGTACGCCGCGGCCTCGCTGCAGCAGGCGTTCACCACGTTGGGTGAACTGTTCGAGGCCGAGCATCCGGATGTGACGGTCCGGTTCACCTTCGCCGGTTCGGCCGATCTGGCGACCCAGTTGCTCGGCGGCGCCGACGCCGACGTGTTCGCCGCCGCCGACGAGGCCACCATGGAGCGGGTGGCCGCGGCCGGGCTGCTGTCGGGCCCACCGGTGATCTTCGCGGCCAACACCCTGACGGTGGTCACCGCGCCCGGCAACCCCCACGGCCTGACCGGTTTCGCCGACCTAGCCCGGGCGGGGCCGGCCGTCGTCACCTGCGCCCCACAGGTGCCGTGCGGCGCCGCGACGCAGCGCCTCGAGCAGTTGACCGGGGTGGATCTCGCCCCGGTCAGCGAGGAGAACTCGGTCTCCGACGTGCTACACAAGGTGACCGTCGGCCAAGCCGATGCCGGCGTGGTGTACCGCACCGATGCCCGGCGCGCTGGCGACACGGTGCACACCGTCGAGGTGCCGGCGGCCGCGGCGGTGCCGAACCGATATCCGGTCGCGGTGCCGGCCGACGCCGCGCGGCCGGATCTCGGGCAGCGTTTCATCGACCTGATCACCGGGGCGGCCGGGCGGGACGTGCTGGCGCAGAACGGATTCTCCGAGCCACGATGA